Proteins encoded together in one Capricornis sumatraensis isolate serow.1 chromosome 3, serow.2, whole genome shotgun sequence window:
- the METTL21A gene encoding protein N-lysine methyltransferase METTL21A has translation MALVPYVETAEVGLQRFHKPLATFSFANHTIQIRQDWKQLGVAAVVWDAAVVLATYLEMGTVELRGCSAVELGAGTGLVGIVAALLGAHVTITDRKVALEFLKSNVQANLPPHIQPKAVVKELTWGQNLGSFSPGEFDLILGADIIYLEETFTDLLQTLEHLCSNHSVVLLACRIRYERDYNFLAMLERQFTVSKVHYDSEKDVHIYKAQRRCLREDL, from the exons ATGGCCCTGGTGCCCTATGTGGAGACCGCGGAGGTGGGGCTGCAGAGATTCCACAAGCCTCTGGCCACCTTCTCCTTTGCAAACCACACGATACAGATCCGTCAGGACTGGAAGCAGCTGGGAGTCGCAGCGGTGGTTTGGGACGCG GCTGTCGTTCTTGCCACGTATCTGGAGATGGGCACTGTGGAACTCAGGGGCTGCTCTGCTGTGGAGCTGGGTGCTGGCACAGGGCTGGTGGGCATAGTGGCTGCCCTGCTGG GTGCTCACGTGACTATCACGGATCGAAAAGTAGCATTAGAGTTTCTTAAATCAAACGTTCAAGCCAATTTACCACCCCATATCCAGCCCAAAGCTGTTGTTAAGGAGCTGACTTGGGGACAAAATTTGGGGAGTTTTTCACCTGGAGAATTTGACCTGATACTTGGAGCTGATATCATATATTTAGAAGAAACATTCACAGATCTTCTTCAAACATTGGAGCATCTCTGTAGCAACCACTCTGTGGTTCTTTTAGCTTGCCGAATTCGCTATGAACGGGATTACAACTTCTTAGCAATGCTGGAGAGGCAATTTACTGTGAGTAAGGTTCACTATGATTCTGAAAAAGACGTACATATTTACAAAGCACAGAGGAGATGCCTGAGAGAGGACTTATAA